A stretch of DNA from Serinibacter arcticus:
CGTCCACACGGCGCGCTCGGCCCCGTGATCGCGGGAGTCGTCGGGCGGGTCGGCGGGGAAGAGGTGCGGCACCCCTCAGTCCTATCGCAGCCGGCGGCGGGCCGCAGGGTGAAGCCCCGCTCCCGCCGCCGACGGCGTGGCGCCTCAGCCCCAGAGCGTCCGTGTCGCCAGGGCCGCGCCCTCGGTCAGGCTGCGGAGCTTCGCCCACGCGATCTGGCCGTGCACGCGGCCGCCGAGCCCGCAGTCCGTGGAGGCGACGACGTTCTCCCGACCCACGCGCTCGGCGATCCGGACGATGCGCTCGGCCACGAGCTCGGGGTGCTCGACGACGTTGGTCGCGTGCGAGACGACGCCGGGCAGCAGGATCTTGCCGTCGGGCAGGGCGACGTCCTCCCACACGCGGTACTCGTGCTCGTGCCGGACGTTCGCGGCCTCGAAGGTGATCGCGTCGGCGTTGATCCCCAGGACGGTCGGGAGGATGTCGCGCAGGCCGAGGTCGGTGGTGTGCGGGCCGTGCCACGAACCCCAGCAGAGGTGGTAGCGGATCCGGTCGGACGGAAGGCCGCGCAGCGCGTGGTTGAGCGCCTCGACCCGCAGCCGCGTGAAGTCCAGATAGTCCTCGAGCGCGGGCTCGGGCTCGATCTGGTCGTAGTTCTCGGCGATCGAGGGGTCGTCGATCTGGAGGATCAGCCCCGCGTCGAGGACCGCGACGTACTCCTCGCGCATGACGTCGGCCCAGGCGAACAGGAGCTCCTCGTCGGAGGCGTAGTGCTCGTTGGCGATGCGGGAGGCGGAGCCCGGCGCGAGGGACGTGATGAAGGCGTCGCTCGTCCCGGCCGCGTCGGCCGCGGCGCGCAGGTTGGCGACGTCGGCGGCGATCGCCGCGTGCCCCGTGTAGCGCAGCGGTCCGGTCACCTTGGGGAAGACCGGAGGGGTGCCGTGGAAGATGCCCGACGTCGGGTCGGTGTAGGCCTCGCGGAAGGCCTGCTGGTCGCGTCGGAAGGCGAACCCCGTCAGCCGGGTGTCGCCCGGGGAGGACACGTGCCGGTCGGTGATCCAGGCGCCGCCCTCGTCGAGGGACAGGCCCTCGGCCCGCTGGAAGATGTAGGACCACCACGAGCCGAAGTCCATCGGCGAGGTCATCGACTTGCCGTACTCGCCGTCGCCCACGAGGTCGATCCCGGTCTCGCGCTGCCGCAGGACCAGGTCGGCGACCTCGGCGGCGAGCAGCTCCTCCCAGCCCTCGACCTCCTCGCCCGCGGCCCGCGCGGCGTTGGCGGCGACGAGGCGTTCCGTGCGGGGGAGGGAACCGGCGTGGGACGTGAGGACGGAGTCGTGGCTGCGGCGCATCCCGCCATCATCGCCTCGCCTCGCGGCGTCGGGTCCGGGACGCCCACCAGGTGACCACCGGGCGGACGAGCGCGGCCGAGCGGACCGGTCGGGCCGGTCGGGTCCGGTCGGTGCTCAGCCGGCCAGGACGCGGGTGGTGACGTCGAGCAGCCGGTGCCGGACGCCGTCGGCCCGGACGCTGAAGTCGCGCTGCGCCGCGACGTACTCCGCCTTGCCCGCCGGCGTCTCGATGGCCACGGGCGCGAGCCCGAACGAGGAGACGTCGTAGGGGGAGGCGCGCATGTCGAGCACCCGGATGTCCCGGGCCAGCTCGAACGCCGCCAGGGCGAGGTCGCCCGGGACGGCAGGTCCGAGGTGGATGGAGGTCTTCACGAGGTCCATGCCGACGTGCAGGCAGCCGCCCTGGTCCATCGCCACCTGCGTCTCCCTGGAGGGCTGCAGCGTGTTGAGCGGCTGCGCCGCCGGGGTGAAGAACCGGAACGCGTCGATGTGGCTGCACTGCACCCGGTGGCTGCGCACGACGGCGTCGGTCGCCTCCTCGCCCAGGCGCAGGGGGAGCGGGTGGCGGTGCTCGTCGGCCGCCTCGCCGTAGACCATCGCCCACTCGTGCAGACCGAAGCAGTCGAACCGGGCGGGGCGGTCGGCGACGGCGCCGAGCAGCGCGTGGTGGAACCGGACGGCACCTCCGCGGTCGGCGAGGAAGCGGGCGCGGTCCAGCTCGACGTCGCCGCCCTCCTCGCGGAACCACCGGGCGCCGGCGAGCCGGGAACCGGCCGCGTCCTCGAGCACGACGCCGACGCCGGGGCTCCACCGGGCGAGCAGCGACGGCTTGACCGGGTAGTAGGTGAAGAGGAAGTCCTCGACGGCGTGGCTCTCGCCCCGCCCGCGGCGCTCGCGGTACGTGGCGGTCAGGCCCTCGGCCCGCGCGACGTGCGCCGCCTCGGCCGCTCGCCAGGTCGCCGGGGCCAGCCGGCGGGTGTCGGCCACGAGCGCGGTGCTCACGCCGACACCGACCGGGCCGCGCCGTCGGACGCCGCCTTGAGGAGCCGTTCGAGCGGTCCCTGGCCGAGCGTGGCGCGCCACAGGCAGGCGAAGGCGATCGAGCCGAGCGCGAGGGCGAGCAGGGGACCGTTCGAGGCGGGGTAGTACACGGCGTCGGAGCCCAGGACCGCGATCACGACGAGCTGCGCGGAGTAGATCGTCAGCGACATCGAGCCCGTCGCGGCCAGCGGCCACAGGGCGAGCTCACCGACCCGGCCGGAGGTGGCCAGCAGGCAGAGCCCGAGCACCGCCACGGCGACCCCGAGGTTGCCCACGACATCGAAGCCGGAGTTGGCGTGCGGCTCGACGGACAGCAGCGCGTCGGGCCAGAAGAGCACGTCGAACGGTCCGGTCGAGCTGCCCGTCCCGCTCGAGAGCGAGGCGCCGACGCCGTAGGCCGCGGCCGCGACGAGGGCCCCGCCGCCGAGCAGCGCGGCGGCGTAGCGACGGGAGGCCAGCGCGCCCCGGCCGACGACGATGCCGACCAGCAGGTAGGCGATCCAGACCACCACCGGGTAGTAGCCGAGCACGAGCTCGCCGATCAGCGGCCCCTCCCAGAGGAAGACGACGCTCGGCTGCACGGTCCCCGTCAGGGACTGTCGCAGCCCGAGCGCGACGACGGGGCCGAGCACGACGGCGACGCCCGCCAGCCCGAGCAGCCACCCGCTCCGCAGCCGGAGCACGGGCAGCGCCATCAGGAACATCACCGCGTAGGACGTGAGGATGACGACGACGGGGGTCCCGAGCAGCTGCAGCCCGAACCCGACGCCGAACAGGATGACGGCGCGGACGGCGATCTTCGTCCGCACGCGACGCCACCCGAGGCGGTCGTCGTGCGCCGTCGAGCGCGTCATCAGGGCGATCCCGACGCCCGCGAGCGTCGCGAACAGGGCCGAGGAGCGACCGTCGAAGATCCACATCCACTGCTCGCCCCAGCCGCCACCGCGGTTGTCGTGGCCGGTGCCGAGGTGCGCGACGAGCATGCCGAGGATGGCGACGGACCTGGCGACGTCGACGCCCGAGATCCGACGGCGCGGTGCGGCCGTCCGAGCGGTCGTCGGGGCGGGCGCGGGGGTCGGCGCGAAGGCCGGGCCGGTCGTCGGACCCGGGGTCCAGACCTGCGGCGGGGGCGCTGTGGCGGGTCCCGGGACGGGCGATCCGGCGGGGAACTGCGGTGAGCTCATCACGACCTTCCTGGCGGCGCGGGACGCGCCGGGACGTGGGGCCAGCCTAGGAGACGGTCCTTGCCCCGAGGGATACGGTGGGGGACACCCGCGACGAGGAGGACGCCATGGCCCGGTACACGCACGGACACTCCGAGAGCGTGCTGCGGTCGCACACGTGGCGGACCGCACGCAACTCCGCCGCCTACCTGCTCGACGACCTCGCCCCCGGGCTGGACGTCCTCGACGTGGGCTGCGGCCCCGGCACCATCACGGTCGACCTCGCCGACATCGTCGCCCCGGGGCGCGTCGTCGGCGTCGACACCTCCCACGAGGTGCTGCTGAAGGCCTCCGAGCTGGCCGCCGCCCGCGGCGTGAGCAACACGCTCTTCGAGCCGGCCGACGTGTTCGACCTTCCCTACGGGAGCGCGAGCTTCGACGTCGTCCACGCCCACCAGGTCCTCCAGCACCTCGACGATCCGGTCGCCGCGCTGCGCGAGATGCGCCGCGTGCTGCGCCCGGGCGGCGTGCTCGCCGTCCGCGACGTCGACTACGGCGGCATGCGCTGGTTCCCGCGGCTGCCCGGTCTGGACGAGTGGCTCGACCTCTACCAGCAGGTGGCGCGCCGCAACGGCGGCGAGCCCGACGCCGGTCCCCGCCTGCTGTCGTGGGTCCGGGAGGCCGGCTTCGCGGACACGACCGCGACGGCGTCGACCTGGTGCTACGCCGACGACGACACGCGCGCCTGGTGGGCGGGCGTCTGGTCCGAGCGGGTGCGCCACTCGCAGTTCGCCGAGCACGCCCTGGAGCTGGGCGTGGCGGACACGGCGGCGCTCGACGCCGTCGCGGAGGCCTGGCGCGAGTGGGGCGCTGCCGAGGACGGCTGGTTCGCGATGGTGCACGGCGAGGTCGTCGCCCGGCGGTAGTCCGTAGGCTGACCCCATGCGCATCGCACGTATCGCCGTCGGCGACGACCCCCGTTACGCCATCGTCGAGGGTGAGGGGGAGGACGTCACGTACGCCCTCATCACGGGTGACCCGCTGTACTCCGGCGTCGAGCCCACGGGCCAGGTGCTCCCGGCCGACGGCGTCCGCCTGCTCGCCCCGGTCATCCCTCGCTCGAAGGTGGTCGGGATCGGTCGCAACTACGCCGAGCACGCCGCCGAGCTGGGCAACGCGGTGCCCGAGGACCCGATGGTCTTCCTCAAGCCCAACACCGCCGTCGTCGGGCCGGACGACCCGATCATCCTGCCGAGCTACTCCGAGGACGTGCACTACGAGGGCGAGCTCGCCCTTGTCATCTCCCGGATCTGCAAGGACGTCCCGGTGACGCGCGCCAAGGACGTCATCCTCGGCTACACGTGCGCCAACGACGTGACCGCGCGGGACCAGGGCGCCACGGGCCCGTGGACGCTGAAGAAGGGCTTCGACTCCTCCTGCCCGCTCGGCCCCTACATCGTCACCGACCTCGACCCTGCCGACCTCGCCGTGCGGACCTACCTCGACGGCACGCTGGTCCAGGACGGGTCGACCTCGCAGATGGTCCACGGCGTGCACGAGCTGGTCGCCTACGTCTCGACGATCTTCACGCTGCTGCCCGGCGACGTGATCCTCACGGGGACGCCGGCCGGTGTCGGCCCGATGGTCGCGGGCCAGCGCGTCGACGTCGAGATCGAGGGCATCGGTCGCCTGAGCAACCCGGTGATGCGCCGCTAGGGGAGCCGGGGGAGGACCGGTCGTCGATAGGCTGGCCCCATCATGACTACCTCCTCCGGCTCGTCCGTGCGCGTCCGCTTCTGTCCCTCGCCCACCGGGATCCCGCACGTCGGGATGATCCGCACGGCCCTGTTCAACTGGGCGCAGGCCCGGCACACCGGCGGCACGTTCGTGTTCCGCATCGAGGACACCGACGCCGCGCGGGACTCCGAGGAGTCCTACGCCGCGATCATCGAGTCGCTGCGCTGGCTCGGGCTGGACTGGGACGAGGGCATCGAGGTCGGCGGCCCGCACGGTCCCTACCGGCAGTCGCAGCGCGGCGAGATCTACGCCGAGGTCATCTCCGAGCTCAAGGCCGGCGGGTACCTCTACCCGTCCTTCTCGACGCCGGAGGAGATCGCCGAGCGCAACGCCGCCGCCGGGCGGGCGGCACAGATGGGTTACGACAACGCCGAGCGCGACCTCACCGCCGACCAGGTCGAGGCGTTCCGCGCGCAGGGTCGCGAGCCCGTGTGGCGCCTGCGGATGCCCGACGACGACATCACCTTCACGGACCTGATCCGCGGCGAGGTCACGTTCGCGGCGGGCTCCGTGCCGGACTTCGTCGTCGTCCGCGCCGACGGCAAGCCGCTGTACACGCTCGTCAACCCGGTCGACGACGCGCTGATGGGCATCAACCACGTGCTGCGGGGCGAGGACCTGCTGTCCTCCACGCCGCGCCAGATCGCGCTGTACCGCGCGCTGGTCGAGCTCGGGATCGCCGAGGCGGAGCCGGTCTTCGCCCACATGCCGCTCGTGCGCGGTGACGGCAACAAGAAGCTCTCCAAGCGCGACCCCGAGTCGAACCTCTTCCACCACCGCGAGCGCGGATTCATCCCGGAGGGGCTGCTGAACTACCTGTCGCTGCTGGGCTGGTCGATCGCGCCGGACAACGACGTGTTCACGATGGCCGAGCTCGTCGAGGCGTTCGACATCGCCGACGTCAACCCCAACCCGGCCCAGTTCGACCTCGCCAAGGCCGAGGCGATCAACGGCCAGCACGTCCGGCTCCTCGCGCCGGAGGACTTCCGCTCCCGGCTGGTGCCCTACCTCACCGACGTCCTGTCGGCCCCGAGCTGGGACCTGCTGAACGACCGCGAGCGCGAGATCCTCACGGCGGCGGCTCCGCTCGTGCAGGAGCGCATGGTGCTGCTGGGCGAGGCGCCGGCGATGCTCGGCTTCCTCTTCACGGCGGGCGACGACGTCGCGATCGCCGACGACGCCCGCGCCACGCTCAAGGACGGCGCGGCCGACGTGCTCGACGCCGCGATCGGCGCGCTCACCGGTCTGGAGACGTTCGCGACGGCGGAGATCGAGGCCGCGCTGCGCGAGGCCATCGTCGAGGGTCTGGGCGTCAAGCCGCGCCTGGCGTTCGGTCCGCTGCGCGTGGCCGTCTCAGGACGTCGGATCTCGCCGCCGCTGTTCGAGTCGATGGAGATCCTCGGCCAGGACTCCACGCTGAACCGGCTGCGGGCGCTGCGCGCGACCCTGTGAGCGCGGCGACGTGACGACGCCCGGGACCGTGGTGCTCGACGACGTCGACGGCGTTTTGCTCGACATCGACGACACGCTGGTGGACACCCGCGCCGCGTTCGGCACGGGCCTGGCGGCGATCGCGGAGGTCTACCTCCCGCACCTGGGCGAGGACGAGCGAGCCCGGGCGCTGGAGCTGTGGCGGGCCGACGCCTCCGGGTACTACCGGCGCCACACTCGCGGCGAGCTGACGGCGAGCGAGCAGCGGCTGCTGCGCGCCCGCGAGCTGCACGCCGCGTTCGGGGCCCCGAGATCGACGACGACGACTTCGCCGCCTGGGACGCCGTGTGGCGGGTGGGTTTCGAGGGCGGCTGGCGGGTGCACGACGACGTCGCGGACCTGCTGGTGCGTCTCGCGGAGGCGGGGCTCGCCGTCGGGGCCCTGACGAACGCGGTCGGAGACCTCTCGGCGCGCAAGCTGGCGCGGTGCGGCCTCGCCGACACCGTGCCGCTGCTGGTCAGCCTCGACACGTTCGGCGTCGGCAAGCCCGACCCTCGGGTCTTCCTCGAGGCGTGCCGGCTGCTGGGCACGTCACCGGAGCGCACCGTCTACGTCGGCGACGAGCTGGACACCGACGCGCTCGCAGCGACCGCCGCCGGGCTGCGGGGGATCTGGCTCGACCGGCCCGGTACGCGTCGCGGCGGCGTCCATCTCGAGGACCCCGGCGTCGCGCGCGAGGCGGGGATCGCCGTGGTCGGCTCGTTGGACGCGCTCGGGCGCTGAGGCCGCCTCGGAGGCCGGCTCGGAGGCCGGCTGGGAGGCCGGCTGGGATGCCCCGAGCGCTGCAAATCCGCCGGTTTGGTCACCCCCGGATTTCCTTGTACAGTAGACCGGCGGTTGAAAGACGGCAAAGAGTCGGGGAAGCCCGGAACTGCGCCGATCTGGATACCCCTTGGGGTATGGTGTAATTGGCAGCACGACTGTTTCTGGTACAGTTAGTCTAGGTTCGAGTCCTGGTACCCCAGCGGTGAAGACAGCCGCCGATTTTGCTTGCGAGCAGGAATCGGCTAGAGTCTTTGAGGCCACTTCGGTGGCTGACCAGCACGGCCCCATCGTATAGCGGCCTAGTACGTCGCCCTCTCACGGCGGTAACGCGGGTTCGAATCCCGCTGGGGTCACGAGCGCAAGGCCCCCGATCTTCGGATCGGGGGCCTTCGTCGTTCTCCGGGACGGGTGGGGACCCAGGGCCGATGTCGGCGGCCTCGCCTAGGGTCGAACCGTGGTCTTCCTCACAGCCGGCCCCGACGCCGCAGCCCCGTCCCCGACGGGCCGTCCCGCGCCCGGCGCCCCCGTGGCGCACGTCAGCTCCTACGGACGCGACCTGCTCGAGCAGCTGCGTCGGGCCGTCGCCGCCGCCAAGGGCGGTGACCCGCTGGCCGCCGTCACGGTCGTGGTGCCCGACAACCTCAGCGGTCTGCTGGCCCGTCGCGCGCTCGCCTCGGGCCTGGGCGATCGCGGTCCCGGCGTCGCGGGGCTCGTCGTCACGACCCTGCCCCGGCTCGCGGAGACGATCGTCGCCGGCGCGCTCGCCCCCCGACTCCCCGCCACGGGCGCCGTCGTCGCTGCCCGGTGGCGCCGGGCGCTGCAGGAGGACCCGGGCGCGTTCGACGCCGTGGCCGACCACCCGGCCACGATCCGGGCCCTCGTGCAGGCGCACCGCGAGCTGCGGGACCTGGACGCCGGCGGTCTGGCGGCGGTGGCCGCGAGCGGGGCGCTGGCGCACGAGGTCGTCTCGCTCCACCGCCGCGTGACGTCCGCCCTCGAGGCGGGCTGGTACGACGAGACGGACCTGCTCCGGGAGGCGGCGCGCCGCGTGGCCGAGAGGGCCGGGGCGGCCGCCGTCGCCCCGTCGTCCTGCACGCCCCGCAGCGGACGACGGCGGCCGAGCAGGAGCTGCTGCGGGCGCTCGTGACGAGGACGGCGGTGACCGCCGTCGTCGGACTCACGGGTGTCGAACGGGCCGACGGAGCCGTCCTCGCGGGGCTGGCAGCCGTCGGGATCGCGCCCGCGGCGTCGGAGCGGGCCGGCACCGCCATCCCGGTGGCCACGGGCATCCGCCACGCGTCCGACGCCGACGACGAGGTCAGGCTGGTCGTCCGGGAGGTCGCCACGCTGCTCGAGTCGACGCCGGCCCACCGCATCGCGGTGCTCTACGCCGCCGCCTCGCCGTACGCGCGGCTGCTCCACGAACGCTTCGCGCAGGCCGGGATCCAGGTCAACGGGCGTGGCGTGCGCGGTGTCGAGGAGCGAGCGCTGACGCGCGGTTTCCTCGGGCTGCTGCGGCTGCCCGAGCACCTGTTCGCCCGCGCCGAGGTGATGCGGGTGCTCGCCGAGGCGCCCGCCGTGCTGGACGGCCGCGTCGCGCCCGTCTCGCGCTGGGAGGCGATCTCCCGGGCGGCGGCCGTCGTCGAGGGCGAGGACTGGGACGTCCGGCTGGGGGAGTGGGCCCGGTCCCGGGCCGTGCTGGCCGAGGCCGAGCTGGCCGCGGAGGACCCCCGCCCCGGGGTCGTGGAGCGCCACCAGCGGGACGCCCGGAGCGCCGGCGAGCTGCGGGACGCCGTCCTCGGGCTGCGCGCGCGACTCGCCGACGGCGCTGCGGCGGTGACATGGCCGGCGCTGTCCGCCTGGGCCTCGGCCCTGTTCGCCGACGTCTACCAGCAGGACGACGGCGGACGGCTCCCCGCCGAGGAGTCCTACGCCGCCGCCGCGATCGCCGCGGCGACGGCGCAGCTCGCCTCGCTCGGCCAGGTCGAGCCCACCACGTCCCTCGCCTCGGCCGTGGAGGTGCTGGAGCTGGAGCTGGAGCGCGCCGTCCCGCGCGTGGGGCGCTTCGGCGAGGGCGTCCACGTGAGCCCGCTCGGGGAGACGGCCGCGCTGGAGGCCGACGTCGTGATCGCCGTCGGGCTCGCGGAGGACTCCTACCCCGGCCGCCTGCGGGAGGACGCCCTGCTGGGGGAGGACGCCCGCGACGCCGCCCCGGGACTCGTCCCGCTGCGCACCCGGATCGACGACCGCCACCGTGCGCTGCTGGCGGCGCTGGCCGCCGCGCCGACCGCGCTCGTGACCTTCCCGCGCGGCGACCTGCGGCGCAGCACCCACCGGCTCCCGTCGCGGTTCGTCCTGCCGTCGCTCCGCGACCTCGCCGGCACGGCCGACGGGCCCAGGACGGAGCTCGCCGCCTCGGAGTGGGACGAGGTGCCGGAGGCGGCGAAGGTCGGGTCGCCGTCGTTCGCGTCGTCGCTGCTGCGCACGCCGGCGCCCGCCGACGAGCAGGAGTGGCGGGTGCGGGCAGCGGCGCAGGACGCGCTCGACGATCCGGTGGTGACCTCGGCCCGGACCATGCTCGCGGCACGCGCCGGCGACGTGCTGACGCGCTACGACGGCGACCTGGGAGGCGTCACCGGGCTGCCGGACCACGCCACCGGGCAGCCGGTGGTGGCGCCGACGTCGCTGGAGCAGTACGCCGACTGCCCGCACGCCTGGTTCATGGAGCGCCTGCTGCGGGTCTCGCCGCTCCAGGCGCCGGAGGAGGTCGTCCAGGTCTCACCGCTGGAGGTCGGGAACCTCGTGCACACCTGCCTCGACCGGCTGGTGAGCAGCTCGCCCGCGCTGCCGCAGGACGGCGCCCCGTGGTCGGCCGCCGACCGTGACCTGCTGCGGCGGATCTTCGAGGAGGAGGCCGACGCGGCCGCCGCCCGCGGCGTCACCGGGCACCCCCGGCTGTGGCAGCTCGAGCGGCAGGCGCTGGCGCGCGACCTCGAGCGGATGCTCGAGGACGACGACCGCTGGCGGGCCTCCCGCCGCGCGACCGTGCTGGCCTCGGAGCTGAGCTTCGGCCAGAACGGTGCCCCGCCCGTGCTGGTGCCGGTCGCCGGCGGCGCCGTCGCGATGCGCGGGAGCGCCGACAAGGTGGACCGCGCGGCCGACGGCACGCTCCTGGTGACCGACGTCAAGACCGGGAAGAAGGCGGGCTACACCGCCATCGAGAAGGATCCGGTGGTCGGTGGGACGCGGCTGCAGCTGCCCGTCTACGCCCACGCCGCCCGGGCCGCCTACGGGGGCGAGGTCGCCGAGGCGCTGTGCTGGTTCGTCCGTCGCGACGCCGGCTCCCGCATCGCCGTGACGCTCGACGACGAGCTCGAGCGCCGCTACTCCGAGTCCGTGGGGACGCTCGTCGACCACATCGCGCGGGGCTGGTTCCCGGCCGTCGCCCCGGCGGAGGCCGACGTGATCTTCGTGCGGTGCCCGTACTGCAACCCCGACGGGCTCGGCCACGGCGAGCGCCGCGAACGGTGGGAGCGGCAGCGCAGCGACCCCCGGCTGGCCGACCTGGTCGCCCTCATCGACCCCGAGGCCGTCGATCCGCTGTCGTCGGGTGCCGGCGCGCCCACCCCCCGTACCGAGGAGAACCGATGAGCGCGCTCGGACACGTCGTCGAGCCCGATCCGGACCTGGTGGACGAGGCGGACCGGACCCGCATCACGACCGAGGTTGACAGCTCGCTGTTCGTCGAGGCCGGCGCCGGGTCGGGCAAGACCCGGGCCCTGGTGGAACGGATCCGCACGCTGGTGCTCGTCGAGGGGGTGCCGCTGCGCCGCATCGCCGCGGTCACCTTCACCGAGAAGGCGGGAGCCGAGCTGCGCGACCGGCTGCGCGCCGACCTCGAGGAGGCTCGCCGGGACGCCCGCGATCGTGGCGACGGCGCGGCGGCGCTGCGCGCCGACCACGGCCTCGAGGACCTCGACTCCGCCGCGATCGGCACGCTCCACTCCTTCGCCCAGCGCCTCCTGGGTCGGCACCCGGTCGAGGCGGGACTGCCGCCGCTGGTCGAGGTCAGCGACGAGGTCGGGTCGGGGGTCGCGTTCGACGAGCGCTGGTCGGTGCTGCGCCGCGAGCTGCTCGACGACGAGGACATGTCGCAGCGCCTGCTGCTGGCGATGGCGGCGGGCGTCACCTTCGACCACCTGCGCCAACTCACGCGCGCGTTCAACGCCGACTGGGACCTCGTGGCCGACCGGGTCCTTCAGGCCGAGGTCGGCGACGCCCGGCTGCCCGACCCCGCGTCCCTCGCGGCTCGGGCGACGGCGCTGGCGGCCCGCGCCGCCGAGTGCGCCAACCCCGCGGACAAGTTCGTCGGCAGGCTGGCGGCGCTCGGGGAGTGGGCGGCGCTCGTGTCGGCGGCGGCCGACGACCGCGAGCGGTTCGCCGCCCTCAAGGTCGGTGAGGGTCTCTCCTTCGCGCACGGGGTGACGAAGTCGTGGCCCGACCTCCCGGGTCTGCGGGAGGAGTGCAAGGACCTCGTCGCGGAGGTCGCCGGAGCCGTCGCGGCGTTCACCGACGCCACGCTCCGTCCTCTCGCGCGCTGGATCGCCGAGCGCGTGGTGCGCGACGCCCGGGCGAGAGCCGCCCGCGGGACGCTCGAGTTCCACGACCTGCTCGTGCTCTCCCGCGAGCTCCTGCGCACGGACGAGGATGTGCGGGCCTCCCTGCAGGCCGCCTTCCCGCGACTGCTGCTGGACGAGTTCCAGGACACCGACCCGATCCAGGTCGAGCTCGCCGTCCGGATCGCCGCCGGGGCCGCCGGCGGGGCGCCGGACTGGCGGGACGTCCGGGTCCCGCCCGGCTCGCTGTTCGTGGTCGGCGACCCGAAGCAGTCGATCTACCGGTTCCGGCGCGCCGACATCCGCACGTTCCTCGGCGTCCGATCCTGGATGGGACCGGAGGCCGGGGCGACCCTGTCGACGAACTTCCGCACCACGGCGCCGATCCTGGAGTGGGTGAACGGGGTCTTCGGTGAGCTGATCCAGGCCGTCGACGGGGCGCAGCCCTCCTACGTGCCCCTCGACGCCCACCGGCCCGCGGTCTCCTCGGGCCCGGCGGTCACCGTCCTCGCCCCGGCCCCGCACGAGGACCTCCCGCGCAGCAGCGCCTCGATCCTGCGCGAGCGCGAGGCGGCCGACGTCGCCGGCACGCTCGCGCGCGCCCACGCCGAGGGCTGGGCCGTGCAGGACGAGCGGACGAAGGCCGAGCGAGCGATGCGGTGGGGCGACGTCGCGATCCTCGTGCCCGCCCGCACCTCGCTGCCGTTCCTTGAGGAGGCGCTGGAGCACCGCGGCATCCCGTACCGCGCCGAGTCCAGCTCGCTGGTCTACTCGGCGCCGGAGGTGCGCGACCTGATGGCAGCGGCGCGCGCCGTCGCCGATCCGGGCGACCAGCTCGCGGTGGTCACCGCGCTGCGGTCGCCGCTCTACGGCTGCGGGGACGACGACCTGTGGACGTGGCGCCGCG
This window harbors:
- a CDS encoding UvrD-helicase domain-containing protein: MSALGHVVEPDPDLVDEADRTRITTEVDSSLFVEAGAGSGKTRALVERIRTLVLVEGVPLRRIAAVTFTEKAGAELRDRLRADLEEARRDARDRGDGAAALRADHGLEDLDSAAIGTLHSFAQRLLGRHPVEAGLPPLVEVSDEVGSGVAFDERWSVLRRELLDDEDMSQRLLLAMAAGVTFDHLRQLTRAFNADWDLVADRVLQAEVGDARLPDPASLAARATALAARAAECANPADKFVGRLAALGEWAALVSAAADDRERFAALKVGEGLSFAHGVTKSWPDLPGLREECKDLVAEVAGAVAAFTDATLRPLARWIAERVVRDARARAARGTLEFHDLLVLSRELLRTDEDVRASLQAAFPRLLLDEFQDTDPIQVELAVRIAAGAAGGAPDWRDVRVPPGSLFVVGDPKQSIYRFRRADIRTFLGVRSWMGPEAGATLSTNFRTTAPILEWVNGVFGELIQAVDGAQPSYVPLDAHRPAVSSGPAVTVLAPAPHEDLPRSSASILREREAADVAGTLARAHAEGWAVQDERTKAERAMRWGDVAILVPARTSLPFLEEALEHRGIPYRAESSSLVYSAPEVRDLMAAARAVADPGDQLAVVTALRSPLYGCGDDDLWTWRRDGGSFHLLAPREDDDGLDEAHPVAAALAHLREVHRWARWTTPSEVLGRLVADRRMLEVPAHQLPRARDVWRQLRFVVDQARAWSEVEHGGLRAYLTWAARQADESSRVAEAVLPETDVDAVRIMTVHAAKGLEFPVVALSGLTSRGQSPRGVRVLWTDDGGWSIRLKAGVQTEEFTAMAPLDEQMDSYERRRLLYVAATRARDHLVVSLHRDAGRSDTSARLLAEQGGASGHGAVATPAGAEIAAPPAPQPLPPVPDLATWQARTAAVRAASRAVVVLSPSGLEGTEPDAPFTPVITGAAAAADARDAADAAESDTVEPGGAAKGARDLQLPPWSKGRYGTAIGRAVHGVLQSVDLASGAGLDAALAAQVHAEAVTEHADVVEALVRSALASDLVRRAAEREHWAETFVATVEDGRVLEGFVDLTVRDADGGVTIVDYKTDAVPAGALGARTQYYAPQLRAYARALRDAGADVRRAVLLFLHPEGAVERDVDLTA
- a CDS encoding PD-(D/E)XK nuclease family protein — its product is MTAVVGLTGVERADGAVLAGLAAVGIAPAASERAGTAIPVATGIRHASDADDEVRLVVREVATLLESTPAHRIAVLYAAASPYARLLHERFAQAGIQVNGRGVRGVEERALTRGFLGLLRLPEHLFARAEVMRVLAEAPAVLDGRVAPVSRWEAISRAAAVVEGEDWDVRLGEWARSRAVLAEAELAAEDPRPGVVERHQRDARSAGELRDAVLGLRARLADGAAAVTWPALSAWASALFADVYQQDDGGRLPAEESYAAAAIAAATAQLASLGQVEPTTSLASAVEVLELELERAVPRVGRFGEGVHVSPLGETAALEADVVIAVGLAEDSYPGRLREDALLGEDARDAAPGLVPLRTRIDDRHRALLAALAAAPTALVTFPRGDLRRSTHRLPSRFVLPSLRDLAGTADGPRTELAASEWDEVPEAAKVGSPSFASSLLRTPAPADEQEWRVRAAAQDALDDPVVTSARTMLAARAGDVLTRYDGDLGGVTGLPDHATGQPVVAPTSLEQYADCPHAWFMERLLRVSPLQAPEEVVQVSPLEVGNLVHTCLDRLVSSSPALPQDGAPWSAADRDLLRRIFEEEADAAAARGVTGHPRLWQLERQALARDLERMLEDDDRWRASRRATVLASELSFGQNGAPPVLVPVAGGAVAMRGSADKVDRAADGTLLVTDVKTGKKAGYTAIEKDPVVGGTRLQLPVYAHAARAAYGGEVAEALCWFVRRDAGSRIAVTLDDELERRYSESVGTLVDHIARGWFPAVAPAEADVIFVRCPYCNPDGLGHGERRERWERQRSDPRLADLVALIDPEAVDPLSSGAGAPTPRTEENR